In Oncorhynchus gorbuscha isolate QuinsamMale2020 ecotype Even-year linkage group LG08, OgorEven_v1.0, whole genome shotgun sequence, one genomic interval encodes:
- the LOC124041294 gene encoding protein YIPF4-like encodes MHLSPTNGDFTFVSSTEAEDLSGTIDAPDVKLNMGSDNAKDPYATTFLRKRGYGWLLEVEEDDPEDNKPLLEELDIDLKDIYYKIRCVLMPMPSLGFNRQVVRDNPDFWGPLAIVLLFSMISIYGQFRVVSWIITIWIFGSLTIFLLARVLGGEVSYGQVLGVIGYSLLPLIVIAPLLLVIGGFDVVSTLIKLSGVFWAAYSAASLLVGDEFKTKKPLLIYPIFLLYIYFLSLYTGV; translated from the exons ATCTTAGCGGTACGATTGATGCCCCAGATGTTAAATTGAACATGGGCAGTGACAATGCAAAAGACCCATATGCAACCACGTTCCTGAGGAAACGAGGCTATGGCTGGCTCCTGGAAGTAGAAGAGGATGACCCTGAAGACAACAAACCTCTTCT GGAGGAGCTGGACATCGACCTGAAAGACATCTACTACAAGATCCGCTGTGTGCTCATGCCAATGCCCTCCTTGGGCTTCAACCGGCAGGTTGTGAGGGACAACCCTGACTTCTGGGGCCCGCTGGCTATAGTACTCCTTTTCTCCATGATCTCCATCTACGGACAGTTCAGG GTGGTGTCTTGGATAATTACCATTTGGATATTCGGCTCTTTAACAATCTTTTTGCTGGCTCGTGTTCTTGGTGGTGAG GTGTCTTATGGACAAGTTCTTGGAGTGATTGGATATTCTCTACTCCCGCTCATCGTTATAGCCCCATTGCTTTTGGTCATTGGGGGTTTTGATGTTGTTTCTACACTAATAAAG CTTTCTGGAGTATTTTGGGCTGCTTACAGTGCTGCTTCACTGCTCGTTGGGGATGAATTCAAAACCAAGAAGCCTCTGCTCATATACCCTATTTTCCTTTTGTACATCTACTTCCTGTCACTATATACTGGTGTCTGA